A window from Oreochromis aureus strain Israel breed Guangdong linkage group 16, ZZ_aureus, whole genome shotgun sequence encodes these proteins:
- the trim63b gene encoding E3 ubiquitin-protein ligase TRIM63, whose product MDIQRTGSVVRPPSPMDSLEKQLSCPICLDMFTKPVVILPCQHNLCRSCASDLYDSRNPYRFSGGVFRCPTCRFEVVLDRHGVHGLQRNLLVENIIDIYKQQQELSGSGKTETNLKPKESKEPKCQEHEDEKINIYCVTCQTPTCSMCKVFGQHKDCEVAPLTTVYETQKGELSNAIDTLVTSNGRLQTLLNQMEDACRAVQENAQRAKQGLAERFDLLYAVLEERKGILLEKIGKEQDEKVAALRALAQRYGERLQASSELTDTAVRALEQSGAAEFLLASKGLITQTKDAAKASLGEERPEPGFEKMDHFTISTEHVERVLGKMDFGVVGDDEFEDAEEEEEEEEEEEE is encoded by the coding sequence ATGGACATCCAGAGGACAGGATCTGTGGTTCGGCCCCCAAGCCCCATGGATAGCCTTGAGAAGCAGCTGAGCTGCCCCATCTGCCTGGACATGTTCACGAAGCCTGTGGTCATCCTGCCTTGCCAGCACAACCTGTGCCGTAGCTGTGCCAGTGACCTCTATGATTCGCGCAACCCGTATCGCTTTTCTGGCGGCGTCTTTCGCTGCCCTACCTGCCGGTTTGAGGTTGTGCTCGACCGCCATGGTGTGCACGGGCTTCAGCGAAACCTGTTGGTGGAAAATATCATTGACATCTACAAGCAGCAGCAAGAACTAAGTGGCAGTGGAAAGACGGAAACCAACCTGAAGCCTAAAGAGTCCAAAGAGCCAAAGTGCCAGGAACATGAGGATGAGAAAATCAACATCTACTGTGTGACCTGCCAGACACCCACCTGCTCCATGTGCAAAGTGTTTGGCCAGCATAAGGACTGTGAGGTGGCCCCTCTAACAACTGTTTATGAGACCCAGAAGGGTGAACTGAGTAATGCTATCGATACTCTGGTGACCAGCAATGGTCGCCTGCAGACTCTGCTCAATCAGATGGAAGATGCCTGCCGTGCTGTTCAGGAAAACGCTCAGCGTGCCAAGCAGGGCCTCGCTGAGCGGTTTGATCTGCTATATGCTGTACTAGAAGAGCGTAAGGGCATTTTACTTGAGAAGATTGGGAAAGAGCAAGATGAAAAGGTGGCAGCTCTGCGGGCACTGGCTCAGCGTTACGGTGAGCGACTGCAGGCCAGCTCAGAGCTGACAGATACGGCTGTGAGGGCATTGGAGCAGAGCGGAGCTGCTGAGTTCCTGTTGGCTTCGAAGGGCCTTATCACACAGACCAAAGATGCAGCCAAAGCCTCGCTGGGGGAAGAGAGGCCCGAGCCAGGCTTTGAGAAGATGGACCACTTCACTATATCAACGGAGCATGTCGAAAGAGTCCTTGGAAAAATGGACTTTGGAGTGGTTGGAGATGATGAATTTGAGgatgcagaggaggaggaggaagaggaggaagaagaagaggaatga